From the Cohaesibacter sp. ES.047 genome, one window contains:
- a CDS encoding IS630 family transposase (programmed frameshift), translating into MSAALILSDAFDADSLRRLAKGCRNAKQSRRLLAIAAVYDGMNRADAAKVGGMDRQTLRDWVLRFNEQGTDGLVDIKATGAPMRLSPEQLEEFVAIVETGPDPEKDGVSVWRSQDLVRVIQERFGVSYKERGVRDLLRRMGYVRISGRPQHPEQKPEVIDAFKKTSPQPLAAHVGHLPKNKPIEIWWQDEARLGQKNGLARLWAKKGTRPRLPADQRYKNAYLFGAICPARGVGAGLMMPFANTQAMQMHLEEVSRTVARGAHAVVLMDRAGWHTTSRLNVPKNITILLLPSKSPELNPVENIWQYLRGTFLSNRVFEDYAAILDAGCQAWKSLSANPTIIHSIGMRKWAQEGQN; encoded by the exons ATGTCTGCCGCTTTGATTCTTAGCGATGCTTTTGACGCCGATAGTTTGCGCCGTCTTGCCAAAGGATGCCGCAATGCCAAACAGAGCCGCCGCCTACTGGCCATTGCGGCTGTCTATGACGGCATGAACCGTGCTGATGCCGCCAAAGTCGGCGGTATGGACCGCCAGACTTTGCGAGATTGGGTTCTTCGCTTCAATGAGCAAGGCACCGATGGTCTTGTCGACATCAAAGCAACCGGCGCTCCCATGCGCTTGAGCCCAGAACAGCTCGAAGAGTTTGTTGCTATCGTTGAAACCGGTCCTGATCCTGAGAAGGACGGCGTCTCTGTCTGGCGTAGCCAGGATCTGGTGCGTGTGATCCAAGAGCGGTTTGGGGTCTCCTACAAGGAACGTGGAGTACGGGATCTTTTGCGCCGCATGGGGTATGTGCGCATATCTGGTCGACCTCAACATCCAGAACAAAAGCCTGAAGTCATTGATGCTTTCAAAAAAACTTCTCCGCAAC CGTTGGCAGCGCATGTAGGCCATTTGCCAAAGAACAAGCCCATCGAGATTTGGTGGCAAGATGAGGCTAGGCTTGGTCAGAAGAATGGACTGGCCCGACTATGGGCAAAAAAGGGAACCAGACCACGTCTGCCAGCCGATCAGCGATATAAAAATGCCTATCTGTTCGGTGCAATATGTCCAGCGCGTGGCGTTGGCGCGGGATTGATGATGCCTTTTGCAAATACACAGGCCATGCAAATGCACCTCGAAGAAGTCTCAAGGACAGTGGCGCGCGGCGCTCATGCCGTGGTGCTGATGGATCGTGCCGGATGGCATACGACAAGCAGACTCAACGTGCCCAAGAATATCACCATCCTCCTGTTGCCTTCCAAATCACCGGAACTGAACCCAGTTGAGAATATTTGGCAGTATCTGCGCGGTACCTTCCTGTCCAATCGGGTCTTCGAAGACTATGCCGCCATTCTTGATGCTGGTTGCCAAGCATGGAAGAGCCTCTCCGCCAACCCAACCATCATCCATTCAATAGGTATGAGAAAATGGGCTCAAGAAGGTCAGAATTAA
- a CDS encoding cytochrome c peroxidase encodes MTRLSITLLAGTAFLIAPQIAVANELLEEARDYFKAIPSVVPAVKDNAVTGEKIELGKMLFFEPRLSSSALISCNTKGVKF; translated from the coding sequence ATGACCCGACTTTCAATTACCCTGCTTGCAGGTACGGCTTTTCTTATTGCACCGCAAATTGCCGTCGCTAACGAGCTTCTCGAAGAGGCCCGTGATTATTTCAAAGCAATCCCGTCTGTTGTTCCAGCAGTCAAAGACAATGCTGTAACCGGCGAGAAAATAGAACTTGGTAAAATGCTGTTCTTCGAACCGCGCCTTTCTTCCTCTGCGCTGATTTCCTGTAATACCAAGGGCGTGAAGTTCTGA